The following are from one region of the Biomphalaria glabrata chromosome 4, xgBioGlab47.1, whole genome shotgun sequence genome:
- the LOC106063154 gene encoding leucine-rich repeat neuronal protein 1-like, whose amino-acid sequence MTLSLVSCLVLAVMTGAQALEHLATDKVGTPSLVAMPRGAVNLEDNTLEDDLSAEKQCPTKCDCYRRALPLAGLEERLLVVNCSRRGLVEFPSGLPSATEVLDLAYNQLRNMSSLPRLLELKVLDVSGNQLRQLDNQWLFEHVNKLRILSLSDNKLLALQHGTFNGLDSLRVLDLSRNGIRRVETHSFAGLTDLEVLNLKNNQLYQLERGWLLPLASLQRLYLSDNKISSLDDGVFAKLPELQHLDLSNNMIREVPDNAFGGLRSLNLLNFTGNSNMKEVPTKSLQPLPTVNILLLDGLAMLRLRSFAVGSIDVVELSMSYAPKLQVIEEAAFHNLSSLTSLQLHDNPRLVYIHPASFASVPRLRHLHLHNNGLVSVSSQLVTSLPSLYDLHLHHNRFFCDCNIYWLRKELSFENPRSSLTSPMTTSTDDVRYTLASTGTSSPRSLVSEPQRVSCYFQSGGPEMSLMQLPMEYFSPMCPPTVLAMFPADISLTIGEELWLECHGLGVPAPSLSWVLPGGREINATSNFVGETNFSLTEVLQDSALLHIKPVSLSDSGTYGCRAVNSISEEIKTTQVRVQNKPLSISDVRVGNDYITLAWRGAIPRAQMSDFQLFYKEIEPTPNRGGDDRDNSTEYTTIQLHGNIHKCTITGLKPLTTYEVCLVYRKIHPMQCSNYTTTQEVEVLVSDGIVRISKSQIGLGFAVVLGIVVLVVVLLLVRRARRRKDYQGPLADEEKASIPLEAVGPTVPSTPLTSSRTALLPNSQI is encoded by the exons ATGACACTGTCACTGGTCTCCTGCCTGGTTTTGGCTGTCATGACAGGGGCCCAAGCTCTAGAGCACCTGGCCACTGACAAAGTCGGCACGCCGAGCCTGGTCGCCATGCCCCGAGGCGCGGTCAACTTGGAGGACAACACGCTAGAGGACGACCTGTCCGCAGAAAAGCAATGCCCTACAAAGTGTGACTGTTACAGGAGAGCGCTCCCGCTTGCCGGGCTCGAAGAGCGACTCCTGGTTGTCAACTGCTCGAGGAGAGGTCTGGTCGAGTTCCCCTCTGGCTTACCAAGTGCCACAGAAGTGCTAGACTTGGCCTACAACCAACTCCGGAACATGTCCTCTCTGCCACGGCTGCTGGAACTCAAAGTCCTGGATGTGTCCGGCAATCAACTCCGTCAGCTAGACAACCAATGGCTCTTTGAACATGTCAACAAGCTCAGGATCCTCAG TCTGTCGGACAACAAGTTGTTGGCCTTACAGCACGGGACATTCAATGGACTGGACAGTCTCAGAGTTTTGGACTTGTCGAGAAACGGTATTCGGAGAGTGGAGACTCACTCTTTTGCTGGACTCACCGACTTGGAG GTTCTTAACTTGAAGAACAACCAGCTGTATCAGCTGGAAAGAGGTTGGCTGCTACCGCTTGCGTCTCTCCAAAGACTTTACCTTTCTGACAACAAGATCTCCAGCCTCGACGACGGCGTCTTCGCCAAACTCCCGGAGCTCCAGCATTTGGATCTGTCGAACAACATGATCAGAGAAGTCCCCGACAACGCCTTCGGTGGCCTCAGGAGCCTCAACCTGCTGAACTTTACCGGGAACTCGAACATGAAGGAAGTCCCCACCAAATCTTTACAGCCGCTGCCCACCGTAAACATTCTGCTCTTGGATGGGCTGGCCATGTTGAGACTACGATCTTTTGCAGTTGGCAGCATCGATGTTGTAGAGCTCTCGATGAGCTACGCGCCAAAGCTTCAGGTCATTGAAGAGGCAGCATTTCACAATCTTAGTAGTTTAACCAGTCTTCAGTTGCATGACAACCCTCGCCTTGTTTATATTCACCCAGCATCGTTCGCTTCCGTGCCACGCCTCCGTCACCTCCACCTTCACAACAACGGCCTCGTGTCCGTGTCTAGTCAGCTGGTCACCTCGCTACCATCGCTCTACGATCTTCATCTTCACCATAATCGCTTCTTTTGTGACTGCAACATCTACTGGCTACGCAAAGAGCTGAGCTTCGAGAACCCAAGGAGCTCGCTTACATCCCCCATGACGACATCGACAGATGACGTCAGATATACTTTGGCATCCACTGGCACGAGCTCACCACGTTCGCTAGTGAGCGAGCCACAGCGCGTGTCTTGCTACTTCCAATCAGGAGGTCCGGAAATGTCGTTGATGCAGCTGCCGATGGAGTACTTCTCCCCCATGTGCCCGCCAACAGTTCTGGCCATGTTCCCTGCAGACATCAGTCTCACTATCGGAGAGGAACTCTGGCTGGAGTGTCACGGACTCGGTGTGCCAGCACCCAGTCTATCCTGGGTGCTTCCAGGAGGGCGAGAAATCAACGCCACGTCAAACTTTGTAGGAGAAACAAACTTCTCCCTCACTGAAGTCCTACAAGACAGCGCGCTCCTCCACATTAAACCAGTTAGCCTATCAGACAGTGGCACGTACGGCTGCCGCGCGGTCAATTCTATATCGGAAGAGATCAAAACCACACAAGTACGTGTTCAGAACAAACCACTGTCCATATCTGATGTAAGAGTGGGCAACGATTACATCACTCTGGCCTGGAGAGGGGCCATCCCACGGGCTCAGATGTCGGACTTCCAACTGTTCTATAAAGAGATTGAACCCACGCCAAACAGAGGAGGAGACGACCGTGACAACTCGACAGAGTACACCACCATACAACTCCATGGGAACATTCACAAATGCACCATCACTGGTCTCAAACCGCTGACTACGTACGAGGTGTGTCTTGTATACAGGAAGATACACCCCATGCAGTGCAGCAACTACACGACCACACAGGAAGTGGAGGTCCTCGTGTCTGACGGGATTGTCAGAATAAGCAAGAGCCAGATCGGGCTGGGCTTTGCTGTGGTGCTGGGGATAGTGGTGCTGGTGGTGGTTCTTCTGCTGGTGCGGCGAGCTCGGCGCCGAAAGGACTACCAAGGCCCCCTGGCGGACGAGGAGAAAGCCAGTATCCCGTTGGAAGCGGTGGGCCCCACGGTACCCAGCACCCCATTGACATCCTCCCGAACAGCACTGCTCCCAAACTCCCAGATCTAG